The Microcebus murinus isolate Inina chromosome 1, M.murinus_Inina_mat1.0, whole genome shotgun sequence genome includes a region encoding these proteins:
- the CRTAP gene encoding cartilage-associated protein isoform X2 — MEPGRRAAAALLALLCAGCALRPGRAQYERYSFRSFPRDELMPLESAYRHALDQYGGEHWVESVGYLEISLRLHRLLRDSEAFCHRNCSAAPQPEPAARFAGHPELRLFGGLLRRAHCLKRCKQGLPAFRQSQPSREVLADFQRREPYKFLQFAYFKANNLPKAIAAAHTFLLKHPDDEMMKRNMAYYKSLPGAEDYIKDLETKSYESLFIRAVRAYNGENWRTSITDMELALPDFFKAFYECLAACEGSREIRDFKDFYLSIADHYIEVLECKIQCEENLTPVIGGYPVEKFVATMYHYLQFAYYKLSDLKNAAPCAVSYLLFDPSDKVMQQNLVYYQYHRDKWGLLDEHFQPRPGEVVEYVDDLLEVAETS, encoded by the exons ATGGAGCCGGGGCGCCGGGCGGCCGCGGCGCTGCTGGCGCTGCTGTGCGCGGGCTGTGCGCTGCGCCCGGGCCGCGCCCAGTACGAGCGCTACAGCTTCCGCAGCTTCCCGCGGGACGAGCTCATGCCGCTCGAGTCGGCCTACCGGCACGCGCTGGACCAGTACGGCGGCGAGCACTGGGTGGAGAGCGTGGGCTACCTGGAGATCAGCCTGCGGCTGCACCGCCTGCTGCGCGACAGCGAGGCCTTCTGCCACCGCAACTGCAGCGCGGCGCCGCAGCCCGAGCCCGCCGCCCGCTTCGCAGGCCACCCCGAGCTGCGCCTGTTCGGGGGCCTGCTGCGCCGCGCGCACTGCCTCAAGCGCTGCAAGCAGGGCCTGCCAGCCTTCCGCCAGTCCCAGCCCAGCCGCGAGGTGCTGGCGGACTTCCAGCGCCGCGAGCCCTACAAGTTCCTGCAGTTCGCCTACTTCAAG GCAAATAATCTCCCGAAAGCAATCGCAGCGGCTCATACCTTTCTGCTGAAGCATCCGGATGACGAAATGATGAAGAGAAACATGGCATATTACAAGAGCTTGCCTGGTGCTGAGGACTACATTAAAGACTTGGAAACCAAGTCGTATGAG AGCCTGTTCATCCGAGCAGTGCGGGCATACAACGGCGAGAACTGGAGAACGTCCATCACAGACATGGAGCTGGCCCTTCCCGACTTCTTCAAAGCCTTTTACGAGTGTCTTGCGGCCTGCGAGGGTTCCAGGGAGATCAGGGACTTCAAGGACTTCTACCTTTCCATAGCAG aTCATTATATAGAAGTTCTGGAATGCAAAATACAGTGTGAAGAGAACCTCACCCCAGTTATCGGAGGCTATCCAGTTGAGAAATTTGTGGCTACCATGTATCACTATTTGCAGTTTGCATATTATAAGT TGAGCGACCTGAAGAACGCAGCCCCCTGTGCGGTCAGCTACCTGCTCTTTGACCCCAGCGACAAGGTCATGCAGCAGAACCTGGTGTATTACCAGTACCACCGGGACAAGTGGGGCCTGTTGGACGAGCACTTCCAGCCCAGACCC
- the CRTAP gene encoding cartilage-associated protein isoform X1, whose translation MEPGRRAAAALLALLCAGCALRPGRAQYERYSFRSFPRDELMPLESAYRHALDQYGGEHWVESVGYLEISLRLHRLLRDSEAFCHRNCSAAPQPEPAARFAGHPELRLFGGLLRRAHCLKRCKQGLPAFRQSQPSREVLADFQRREPYKFLQFAYFKANNLPKAIAAAHTFLLKHPDDEMMKRNMAYYKSLPGAEDYIKDLETKSYESLFIRAVRAYNGENWRTSITDMELALPDFFKAFYECLAACEGSREIRDFKDFYLSIADHYIEVLECKIQCEENLTPVIGGYPVEKFVATMYHYLQFAYYKLSDLKNAAPCAVSYLLFDPSDKVMQQNLVYYQYHRDKWGLLDEHFQPRPEAVQFFNVTTLQQELYDFAKENIMDDDEGEVVEYVDDLLEVAETS comes from the exons ATGGAGCCGGGGCGCCGGGCGGCCGCGGCGCTGCTGGCGCTGCTGTGCGCGGGCTGTGCGCTGCGCCCGGGCCGCGCCCAGTACGAGCGCTACAGCTTCCGCAGCTTCCCGCGGGACGAGCTCATGCCGCTCGAGTCGGCCTACCGGCACGCGCTGGACCAGTACGGCGGCGAGCACTGGGTGGAGAGCGTGGGCTACCTGGAGATCAGCCTGCGGCTGCACCGCCTGCTGCGCGACAGCGAGGCCTTCTGCCACCGCAACTGCAGCGCGGCGCCGCAGCCCGAGCCCGCCGCCCGCTTCGCAGGCCACCCCGAGCTGCGCCTGTTCGGGGGCCTGCTGCGCCGCGCGCACTGCCTCAAGCGCTGCAAGCAGGGCCTGCCAGCCTTCCGCCAGTCCCAGCCCAGCCGCGAGGTGCTGGCGGACTTCCAGCGCCGCGAGCCCTACAAGTTCCTGCAGTTCGCCTACTTCAAG GCAAATAATCTCCCGAAAGCAATCGCAGCGGCTCATACCTTTCTGCTGAAGCATCCGGATGACGAAATGATGAAGAGAAACATGGCATATTACAAGAGCTTGCCTGGTGCTGAGGACTACATTAAAGACTTGGAAACCAAGTCGTATGAG AGCCTGTTCATCCGAGCAGTGCGGGCATACAACGGCGAGAACTGGAGAACGTCCATCACAGACATGGAGCTGGCCCTTCCCGACTTCTTCAAAGCCTTTTACGAGTGTCTTGCGGCCTGCGAGGGTTCCAGGGAGATCAGGGACTTCAAGGACTTCTACCTTTCCATAGCAG aTCATTATATAGAAGTTCTGGAATGCAAAATACAGTGTGAAGAGAACCTCACCCCAGTTATCGGAGGCTATCCAGTTGAGAAATTTGTGGCTACCATGTATCACTATTTGCAGTTTGCATATTATAAGT TGAGCGACCTGAAGAACGCAGCCCCCTGTGCGGTCAGCTACCTGCTCTTTGACCCCAGCGACAAGGTCATGCAGCAGAACCTGGTGTATTACCAGTACCACCGGGACAAGTGGGGCCTGTTGGACGAGCACTTCCAGCCCAGACCC GAAGCAGTTCAGTTCTTTAACGTGACTACGCTCCAGCAGGAGCTGTATGACTTTGCTAAGGAAAATATCATGGACGATGATGAG